A window of the Vicia villosa cultivar HV-30 ecotype Madison, WI unplaced genomic scaffold, Vvil1.0 ctg.001436F_1_1, whole genome shotgun sequence genome harbors these coding sequences:
- the LOC131635131 gene encoding pentatricopeptide repeat-containing protein At1g05670, mitochondrial-like: MKRRTSIITYLHRFHQHHFLSPTAGANFSTTPRPFPDYSPRNPSVTDTDLIRHVTTTIKRRRLEPFLRVLKPYESRFKPSHLIWVLINIKDDYQLVLNLFNWVKSRSQQQLHPTLESLCIVVHIAIASNDIQTAKRLVFEFWATPRLDASKSFDLFTERLIYTYKDWGSHPLVFDVFFQVLVETGFVLEAEKLFHKLLGYGVVVSVDSCNLFLSRLSGNFEGIKIAVKVFEEFPELGVCWNTVSYNIVLHCLCQLGKVKEAHNLLVQMEHRGSFPDVVSYGVVVSGYCKIGEMDKVLKLVDELKRKGLKPNEYIYNNIILLLCKNGEVVEAERVMREMGKFGVFPDNVVYTTLISGFCKSDNFSVACKLFNEMRRKKIVPDLVTYTTVIHGICKTGKMVEAREMFNEMFVKGLEPDEVTYTALIDGYCKAGEMKEAFSIHNQMVQKGLTPNVVTYTALVDGLCKNGEIDVANELLHEMSRKGLQPNVCTYNTIVNGLCKIGNIAQAVKLMEEMDLAGFYPDTITYTTLMDAYCKMGEMAKAHELLRVMLDKGLHPTIVTFNVLMNGFCISGMLEEGERLIKWMLEKGIMPNATTFNSLMKQYCIRNNMRATTEIYKSMHARGVMPDSNTYNILIKGHCKARNMKEAGFLHKEMVEKGFSVTTASYNALIRGFYKRKRFVEARKIFDEMRTHGLVAEKDLYDIFVDVNYEEGNWEITLELCDEAIEKCLVKET; the protein is encoded by the coding sequence ATGAAGAGAAGAACATCCATCATCACCTATCTCCACCGTTTCCACCAACATCATTTTCTCTCTCCCACCGCCGGCGCCAACTTCTCAACCACTCCCCGCCCTTTTCCCGACTACTCCCCACGAAACCCTTCCGTCACAGACACCGACCTCATCCGCCACGTCACCACAACCATCAAACGCCGCCGTTTAGAACCCTTCCTCCGCGTTCTCAAACCTTACGAATCACGCTTTAAACCTAGTCATCTCATTTGGGTTCTCATCAACATCAAAGACGATTACCAACTCGTCTTAAACCTCTTCAACTGGGTAAAGTCCCGTTCACAGCAACAACTTCACCCCACTCTGGAATCACTCTGCATTGTCGTTCACATCGCCATTGCTTCTAACGACATCCAAACtgctaaaagacttgtttttgagTTCTGGGCTACGCCACGGTTGGATGCTTCGAAGTCTTTTGATCTTTTTACTGAGAGGTTGATTTATACTTATAAAGATTGGGGCTCACACCCTCTTGTTTTTGATGTGTTCTTTCAAGTGCTGGTTGAAACTGGGTTTGTTTTAGAAGCTGAGAAGCTTTTTCATAAGTTGTTAGGATACGGTGTTGTTGTGTCTGTAGATTCTTGTAATTTGTTTCTGTCTAGGTTGTCTGGAAATTTCGAGGGGATTAAGATTGCAGTTAAGGTGTTTGAAGAATTTCCTGAATTGGGTGTTTGTTGGAATACTGTTTCGTATAACATTGTTCTTCATTGTCTCTGTCAATTGGGTAAGGTGAAGGAAGCACACAACCTGCTTGTACAAATGGAGCATAGAGGGAGTTTTCCTGATGTTGTAAGTTATGGTGTTGTTGTTAGTGGATATTGTAAAATTGGAGAGATGGATAAGGTTTTGAAGCTTGTGGATGAGTTGAAGAGAAAAGGGTTGAAACCTAATGAATACATTTACAATAACATAATTTTACTACTTTGTAAGAACGGTGAAGTTGTTGAAGCAGAGAGAGTTATGAGAGAGATGGGAAAATTTGGTGTTTTTCCTGATAATGTAGTGTATACGACTCTCATAAGTGGTTTCTGCAAGTCTGACAATTTTTCGGTTGCGTGCAAACTGTTTAATGAAATGAGGCGTAAGAAAATAGTTCCTGATTTAGTTACATATACTACTGTGATTCATGGGATTTGTAAGACTGGAAAGATGGTTGAGGCTCGCGAAATGTTTAATGAAATGTTTGTGAAAGGGTTGGAACCGGATGAAGTTACTTATACGGCACTTATTGATGGGTATTGCAAGGCTGGTGAAATGAAAGAGGCTTTCTCCATTCACAATCAGATGGTTCAGAAGGGTCTGACCCCTAATGtcgtcacttatactgcattggTTGACGGCCTTTGTAAGAATGGAGAGATAGATGTAGCGAATGAGCTTCTTCATGAAATGTCTAGAAAGGGACTTCAACCGAATGTCTGCACGTATAACACGATCGTAAATGGTCTTTGTAAGATAGGAAATATAGCACAAGCAGTAAAACTTATGGAAGAAATGGATCTGGCAGGGTTTTATCCCGACACAATTACATACACTACACTAATGGATGCATATTGTAAGATGGGGGAAATGGCCAAGGCACACGAGTTGCTGCGAGTTATGCTCGATAAAGGACTTCATCCTACAATTGTTACATTCAATGTGTTAATGAATGGGTTTTGCATCTCAGGGATGTTGGAAGAAGGTGAAAGGTTAATCAAATGGATGTTAGAAAAGGGTATAATGCCAAATGCCACAACGTTCAATTCTCTTATGAAGCAATACTGTATTAGAAATAACATGCGTGCAACTACTGAGATTTACAAGAGTATGCACGCACGAGGAGTGATGCCAGACAGTAAcacctataatattttgattaaAGGGCATTGTAAGGCTAGAAACATGAAAGAGGCAGGGTTCCTGCATAAAGAAATGGTTGAAAAAGGATTTAGTGTTACCACTGCTTCCTATAATGCTCTTATAAGAGGTTTCTATAAGAGGAAGAGATTTGTGGAAGCTAGGAAGATATTTGACGAGATGAGAACACATGGTTTGGTTGCTGAGAAAgatttatatgatatttttgtCGATGTGAACTACGAAGAAGGGAATTGGGAAATCACTCTTGAGCTTTGTGATGAAGCAATCGAGAAATGTCTTGTTAAGGAAACTTAG